The following proteins are co-located in the Triticum aestivum cultivar Chinese Spring chromosome 1A, IWGSC CS RefSeq v2.1, whole genome shotgun sequence genome:
- the LOC123050782 gene encoding CSC1-like protein At1g32090 has protein sequence MATLQDLGVSAFINILGAFVFLLLFAVLRIQPINDRVYFPKLYIAGKRAADHRGARRAINLNLCTYFKFLSWVPGALRMTQTELIHHAGLDSAVYLRIYTLGLKIFLPVMVVALLVLIPVNVSGGTLLNLRKDVMFSDIDKLSISNVSPGSNRFFIHLLMAYVFTFWTCFMLYKEYSNVAFMRLHFLASQKRSADQFTVIVRNIPRVSSHSTSETVDEFFRRNHPDHYLGQQAVYNANRYAKLVKQKERLQNWLDYYQLKFERHPEKRPTGRTGCFGFYGRQVDQIDYHRARISELDKRIASERQRVLNDPKAIMPVSFVTFDSRWGAVVCAQTQQSKNPTQWLTNWAPEPRDVYWQNLAIPFFSLSIRKFLISIAVFALVFFYMIPIAFVQSLANLEGIERVAPFLRPVIEVKVVKSFLQGFLPGLALKLFLYILPTVLMIMSKVEGYVSLSSLERRTASKYYYFMLVNVFLGSIIAGTAFEQLDSFFHDPPSQIPRTIGVAVPMKATFFMTYIMVDGWAGIANEILRVKPLVIYHLKNMFIVKTERDRERAMDPRSISLGENLPSLQLYFLLGLVYAVVTPILLPFIIVFFAFAYLVYRHQIINVYNQEYESAAAFWPQVHSRIIASLLISHVTLFGLMSTMKAAYSTPLLIFLPLLTIWFHKYCKSRFEPAFRKYPLEEAMEKDRMEHASEPSLNLKTYLANAYLHPIFQMFEQEDQKEEATIEVRIDKSEHQQQQQHVRSSHSQYEEETSAQTHCHHEERTSSQYQYQYQHQYEYQHEETHMRSEQSPPHFVYHPGVEH, from the exons ATGGCGACGCTGCAGGACCTCGGGGTGTCGGCCTTCATCAACATCCTGGGGGCCTTCGTCTTCCTGCTGCTCTTCGCCGTGCTCCGCATCCAGCCCATCAACGACCGCGTCTACTTCCCCAAGCTCTACATCGCCGGCAAGCGCGCCGCCGACCACCGCGGCGCCCGCAGGGCCATCAACCTCAACCTCTGCACCTACTTCAAGTTCCTCAGCTGGGTCCCCGGCGCGCTCCGCATGACCCAGACCGAGCTCATACACCACGCCGGCCTCGACTCCGCCGTCTACCTCCGAATCTACACCCTCGG CCTCAAGATTTTTCTGCCCGTCATGGTTGTCGCCTTGCTGGTTCTCATTCCGGTCAATGTCTCTGGAGGGACCCTACTGAACCTGAGAAAAGATGTTATGTTCAGTGATATTGATAAGCTGTCCATATCAAATGTTAGCCCGGGCTCCAACAG GTTCTTTATTCATCTTCTAATGGCGTATGTGTTCACATTTTGGACGTGCTTTATGCTGTACAAAGAGTACAGTAATGTGGCCTTCATGAGATTGCATTTCTTAGCTTCTCAGAAACGTTCTGCTGATCAGTTCACT GTGATTGTCAGAAACATACCTCGTGTGTCAAGCCATTCGACATCTGAGACAGTTGACGAGTTCTTCCGCAGGAACCATCCAGACCACTATCTTGGTCAGCAG GCTGTTTACAATGCAAACCGGTATGCTAAACTTGTAAAGCAAAAGGAGAGACTTCAAAACTGGCTGGATTACTACCAGCTAAAGTTTGAAAGGCATCCTGAGAAAAGACCAACTGGAAGG ACAGGATGCTTTGGTTTCTATGGTAGACAAGTGGATCAAATCGACTACCACCGGGCTAGAATTAGCGAACTTGATAAGAGG ATTGCATCAGAGCGTCAAAGAGTTTTGAATGATCCAAAAGCCATTATGCCAGTTTCTTTTGTGACATTTGACTCAAGATGGGGTGCTGTTGTATGTGCACAGACACAACAGTCAAAGAATCCCACACAATGGCTGACTAACTGGGCTCCTGAACCACGTGACGTTTACTGGCAGAATCTTGCTATTCCATTTTTCTCTCTGAGCATACGCAAGTTTCTCATATCAATCGCGGTCTTTGCTTTGGTGTTCTTCTACATGATACCTATTGCATTTGTGCAATCACTTGCCAATCTCGAGGGTATTGAAAGAGTCGCGCCTTTCTTGAGGCCAGTAATAGAAGT AAAGGTGGTGAAGTCCTTCCTACAGGGTTTCCTACCCGGTCTGGCTTTGAAGCTCTTTCTCTATATCCTCCCTACGGTTCTTATGATCATGTCAAAAGTTGAAGGCTATGTCTCTTTGTCATCTCTGGAAAGAAGAACTGCTTCGAAATATTACTACTTCATGCTGGTGAATGTATTTCTTGGAAGCATAATTGCTGGCACAGCTTTTGAGCAGCTAGATTCTTTTTTTCACGATCCTCCTTCACA aataccaaggaccattggagtgGCCGTACCAATGAAAGCAACATTCTTCATGACATACATAATGGTCGATGGCTGGGCCGGCATCGCCAACGAGATTCTTCGGGTGAAGCCACTGGTCATCTACCATCTGAAGAACATGTTCATCGTGAAAACCGAGCGGGACAGGGAGAGGGCGATGGACCCACGCAGCATCTCTCTTGGAGAAAACCTTCCATCCCTGCAGTTGTACTTCCTCCTTGGGCTCGTGTACGCGGTGGTCACCCCCATTCTCCTCCCTTTCATAATCGTCTTCTTCGCCTTCGCTTACCTTGTCTACAGGCATCAG ATCATCAATGTGTACAATCAGGAGTACGAAAGCGCGGCGGCGTTCTGGCCTCAGGTCCATTCGCGCATCATAGCGAGCCTGCTCATCTCTCATGTGACCCTCTTCGGGCTGATGAGCACGATGAAAGCCGCCTACTCCACTCCGCTGCTCATCTTCCTGCCGTTGCTGACAATATGGTTCCACAAGTACTGCAAGAGTCGGTTCGAACCCGCGTTCCGCAAGTACCCTCTAGAG GAAGCGATGGAGAAGGACAGGATGGAGCACGCGTCGGAGCCGAGCCTGAACCTCAAGACCTACCTGGCAAATGCATACCTGCACCCCATCTTCCAAATGTTTGAGCAGGAGGATCAGAAAGAGGAGGCCACCATAGAGGTGAGAATCGACAAATCGgagcatcagcagcagcagcagcatgtgaGAAGCTCACACTCACAGTATGAGGAGGAGACGAGCGCACAGACGCATTGCCACCACGAGGAGAGGACCAGCAGCCAGTACCAGTACCAGTACCAGCACCAGTATGAGTACCAGCACGAGGAAACTCACATGAGGAGTGAGCAGTCGCCGCCACACTTTGTCTACCACCCTGGAGTCGAGCATTGA